From Asterias amurensis chromosome 3, ASM3211899v1, a single genomic window includes:
- the LOC139935033 gene encoding uncharacterized protein, translating to MGLFIRSLLVVLIVKAQVELQVEASRHQRTVSCNVDTNSKVNELRLIVENYLVILDDELRNTQDQVKELKVIMTDNHETVSPELEDTRRTMAAISTNQETATYEQEETRRMVSELQVAISTNQETATSGQEETRRMVSELQAAVSTNQETASSEQEETRRMVSELQVTISINQDTATSEQEETRRMVSELQAAISTNQETATSEQEETRRMVSELQTAVSTNQQKVTVALRNTTLQLKDTIREMGVIGRQVEELPESVSTCTLIYVRDCSDVLARGQACSDVYAVKPDCGAPFDVYCDMETDGGGWTVFQRRQDGSVDFYLDFASYSRGFGNLEGEFWLGNDNLHRLTAKGEYELRVDLTGFDDDTGFAVYESFSIADVSDNYRLSLGSYSGTAGDQLSYHNNRAFTTKDRDNDAWGYNCAKQCHGAWWYGFCYHSNLNGRYFNEVTTNEEGIRWRDFSGFRSLKTTEIKIRRKV from the exons ATGGGGTTGTTTATACGTTCGCTCTTGGTCGTTTTGATCGTGAAAGCTCAAGTTGAACTACAAGTTGAAGCTTCCAGACATCAGAGAACGGTTTCATGTAATGTAGACACAAATAGTAAGGTAAACGAGTTAAGGCTTATTGTAGAAAACTACTTAGTCATTCTTGACGATGAACTCAGAAACACACAAGACCAGGTGAAAGAGCTCAAAGTAATAATGACTGACAATCATGAAACTGTTTCACCGGAGCTGGAGGACACAAGACGTACGATG gctgcaatatcaaccaaccaagaaacagccacctatgagcaagaggaaacacgtcgaatggttagtgagttgcaggttgcaatatcaaccaaccaagaaacagccacctctgggcaagaggaaacacgtcgaatggttagtgagttgcaggCTGCAGTATCAACCAATCAAGAAACAGCTAGctctgagcaagaggaaacacgtcgaatggttagtgagttgcaggTTACAATATCAATCAACCAAGACACAGCcacctctgagcaagaggaaacacgtcgaatggttagtgagttgcaggctgcaatatcaaccaaccaagaaacagccacctctgagcaagaggaaacacgtcgaatggttagtgagttgcagaCTGCAGTTTCGACCAACCAACAGAAGGTAACTGTCGCACTAAGAAACACAACACTTCAGTTAAAAGACACAATACGTGAAATGGGAGTCATTGGGCGTCAGGTGGAAGAGCTCCCGGAGTCAGTATCTACATGTACGTTGATCTATG TCAGAGATTGTTCCGACGTGCTCGCAAGAGGTCAGGCATGCAGTGACGTTTACGCCGTAAAGCCGGACTGCGGTGCACCATTCGATGtgtactgtgatatggagacagacgGCGGAGGCTGGACG GTTTTCCAGCGGCGTCAGGACGGCAGTGTAGATTTCTATTTGGATTTTGCCAGCTACAGCCGGGGCTTTGGGAATCTAGAAGGAGAGTTTTGGCTCGGTAACGACAACTTGCACCGTCTGACTGCTAAGGGCGAGTACGAACTCCGCGTAGATCTCACAGGCTTCGACGACGATACCGGCTTTGCCGTGTATGAGTCGTTCAGCATCGCCGATGTTAGCGACAACTACAGGCTGTCGTTGGGAAGCTACTCGGGAACCGCAG GAGACCAGTTATCATACCACAATAACCGGGCCTTTACGACCAAAGACCGAGACAACGATGCCTGGGGTTATAACTGCGCTAAGCAATGCCACGGAGCCTGGTGGTACGGTTTCTGCTACCACTCCAATTTAAACGGGAGATACTTCAATGAGGTCACTACGAACGAAGAAGGAATTAGGTGGCGTGACTTTTCGGGTTTCCGCTCACTCAAAACAACTGAGATCAAAATTAGAAGGAAAGTTTAG